From a region of the Synechococcus sp. PCC 7502 genome:
- a CDS encoding DUF4214 domain-containing protein, with the protein MKLPILAATAILILAALPAQAQRRSERITCYREWNVISCPGYGEFTIRNDRNNNYRRDDDNYRPYDNSRYNDINGLQAINQIYFEVLGRRTDLSGARTYINNLNNGWTLQRVRADVAYSAEAEQVINRAYQEILRRDVDPSGLETYKRLLANGGTIADVRRELARSPEARLRY; encoded by the coding sequence ATGAAATTACCAATTCTTGCTGCTACAGCTATTTTAATCCTAGCCGCCCTACCTGCTCAGGCACAGAGAAGATCTGAGCGCATCACCTGCTATCGAGAATGGAATGTGATTAGTTGCCCGGGCTATGGCGAGTTTACCATTCGTAATGATCGTAATAATAACTACAGAAGGGATGACGATAACTATAGACCCTACGATAATAGTCGGTATAACGACATAAATGGACTACAGGCAATTAACCAAATCTACTTTGAAGTCCTAGGACGCAGAACTGACTTAAGTGGAGCTAGAACCTATATCAATAATCTCAATAATGGTTGGACTTTGCAAAGGGTGCGTGCTGACGTTGCTTACTCCGCAGAGGCTGAACAGGTAATTAATCGAGCCTACCAAGAGATTCTGAGACGAGATGTTGATCCCAGTGGACTAGAGACTTATAAGCGGTTACTTGCTAATGGCGGCACGATCGCAGATGTGAGACGAGAGTTAGCCAGAAGCCCAGAGGCTCGACTTAGATACTAG
- a CDS encoding tetratricopeptide repeat protein has translation MTIEHVGRMQKQAEAYLSLDKPLKAIAIYEQIISQEPNFAPAHSELARVLESQGWLELAIPHYAQALTLAPNSYSLDSHLNFGKLLHSRGNIDGAISSYQRAININPQYIRAYQTWAETLIQSQRLDEVLTLYAQAELYDLDLIGAKDYSDLGIAYINQGKVIEAITCFQKSISIQPSYASAHCNLGNALLQQNNYKEALISFYEALSIDPEFAEVYFNLGITLTKINRHDEAIACFEAALSLNPEFKEAYSNLGFMTTQAPNLSINSNAS, from the coding sequence ATGACAATAGAACATGTGGGTAGAATGCAAAAGCAAGCCGAAGCTTATTTATCACTAGATAAGCCCCTAAAAGCGATCGCCATCTATGAACAGATCATCAGCCAAGAACCAAACTTTGCACCTGCCCATAGTGAGTTAGCAAGGGTATTAGAATCTCAAGGTTGGTTAGAATTAGCCATACCCCATTATGCCCAAGCGTTGACCCTAGCCCCTAATAGTTATAGTTTGGATTCCCATCTTAATTTTGGCAAACTCCTGCACAGTCGGGGTAATATTGACGGGGCGATCTCCAGCTATCAACGTGCCATCAATATCAATCCTCAGTATATTAGAGCCTATCAGACATGGGCAGAGACCTTAATCCAGTCACAAAGGCTAGATGAGGTATTAACATTGTATGCTCAAGCTGAACTTTACGATCTTGATTTAATTGGTGCCAAGGACTATAGCGATTTGGGAATTGCCTATATTAACCAAGGAAAAGTCATAGAAGCGATTACCTGTTTTCAAAAATCTATTTCCATTCAGCCCAGCTATGCCAGTGCCCACTGCAACTTGGGGAATGCTTTATTACAGCAAAATAACTACAAGGAAGCACTTATTAGTTTTTATGAAGCTTTGAGCATTGATCCCGAATTTGCCGAAGTATATTTTAACCTTGGCATTACTTTAACCAAAATTAATAGACACGATGAAGCTATCGCCTGTTTTGAAGCAGCCCTATCCCTAAATCCTGAATTTAAGGAGGCATATAGTAATCTAGGCTTCATGACCACCCAAGCCCCAAATTTATCGATCAATTCAAATGCAAGTTAA
- a CDS encoding Mini-ribonuclease 3, whose amino-acid sequence MSLFKIPNATVAEISTPSLAYIGDAVYELHVRMYYLSPPRTASAYHQLVVAKVRAENQAKQLDRLIQTLFLNDAESDLVKRGRNAAGYASRNIDPAIYQKATGFETLIGYLYLTDHDRLHQIFEQIDHEI is encoded by the coding sequence ATGTCATTATTCAAGATTCCAAATGCTACGGTCGCTGAAATTTCTACACCCTCACTTGCCTATATTGGTGATGCGGTATATGAGTTGCATGTTAGAATGTACTACCTCAGTCCTCCGCGTACAGCCAGTGCCTATCATCAACTTGTCGTAGCAAAAGTTAGGGCTGAAAATCAAGCCAAGCAACTTGATCGCCTCATTCAAACGCTATTTCTTAATGATGCAGAGTCTGACCTAGTGAAAAGAGGACGTAATGCCGCAGGTTACGCCTCTCGGAACATTGATCCAGCAATTTATCAAAAAGCAACGGGTTTTGAGACTTTAATTGGTTACCTCTACCTCACTGATCACGATCGCCTGCACCAAATTTTTGAACAAATAGACCATGAAATTTAA
- the rlmB gene encoding 23S rRNA (guanosine(2251)-2'-O)-methyltransferase RlmB yields the protein MKFKNKASIGKPKRSSEQSSSGDQYERRDNWEKPDRSQAYDRRDRHEHDRSFDRNRERSEERLNERPNRYTPPRPQRKSSEEWDRPERLDRRDRQPLSHNQSNQEPSKPVLKASGYVPRPDRDRSDSPDRSFNQEDDRGFEPPIKPIRNRNSDYSDRYSGYGSDRPEGKKIERSEGRKFIATRSSDLKGFKSEQRFDRNKDNSDSQTSASYDLEENPDLIYGRHAVSSAISEGGRSIHRIWVTPKLRYAPDFLPLVTAAKAIGAVIDEVDISRLNQITNYAKHQGIVAQVAAYEYVELDELIATAKAKSNQPVIIVADSITDPHNLGAIIRSAEALGAQGIVIPQRRAVGVTSAVAKVAAGALENFPVARVINLNRALEQLKTDGFWIYGTAADAGQPVHKVKFDGAIALVVGAEGEGLSLTIQRSCDILVSIPLEGKTNCLNASVATGMALYEIFRQRWVNKLSLNTM from the coding sequence ATGAAATTTAAAAACAAAGCCTCCATCGGCAAGCCCAAGCGTTCTTCTGAGCAATCCTCTAGTGGGGATCAGTATGAGCGCAGAGATAATTGGGAAAAACCAGATCGATCTCAGGCTTATGATCGGCGAGATCGGCATGAGCATGATCGTTCCTTTGATCGAAATAGAGAGCGCTCTGAAGAAAGACTAAATGAAAGACCGAATAGATATACTCCCCCTCGTCCACAACGCAAATCATCGGAAGAGTGGGATCGTCCAGAGCGTCTTGATCGCCGCGATCGCCAGCCCTTATCTCATAATCAATCAAATCAAGAGCCTAGTAAGCCAGTGCTTAAGGCTTCGGGTTATGTGCCTAGACCTGATCGTGATCGTTCTGATTCCCCTGATCGCTCATTTAATCAAGAAGATGATCGTGGGTTTGAACCACCTATTAAGCCAATCAGAAATCGTAACTCAGATTATAGCGATCGCTATTCGGGCTATGGATCAGATCGACCAGAAGGAAAGAAAATTGAAAGATCGGAAGGTCGTAAATTTATAGCTACTAGATCGTCAGACCTTAAAGGATTTAAATCAGAGCAAAGATTTGATCGCAATAAAGATAATTCTGACTCCCAAACTTCTGCTAGTTATGACCTAGAAGAAAATCCAGACTTAATCTATGGTCGCCATGCGGTTTCCTCTGCAATTTCTGAAGGGGGAAGGTCAATTCATCGCATTTGGGTTACACCGAAACTGCGCTATGCCCCAGATTTTTTACCCTTGGTTACAGCCGCTAAGGCGATCGGAGCCGTAATTGATGAAGTTGATATTAGTCGCCTCAATCAAATTACTAACTATGCTAAACATCAAGGTATTGTGGCACAGGTGGCTGCCTACGAATATGTGGAACTAGATGAATTGATTGCTACAGCCAAAGCCAAATCTAATCAGCCCGTGATTATTGTTGCAGACAGCATTACTGATCCTCATAACTTAGGTGCCATAATTCGCTCGGCAGAGGCTTTAGGTGCACAGGGAATTGTGATTCCCCAACGTCGGGCAGTGGGAGTAACTTCTGCGGTTGCTAAGGTGGCGGCAGGAGCTTTGGAAAACTTTCCTGTGGCAAGGGTAATTAATCTGAATCGGGCGTTAGAGCAGTTAAAAACTGACGGATTTTGGATTTATGGTACGGCTGCTGATGCGGGGCAACCTGTGCATAAGGTTAAATTTGATGGGGCGATCGCTTTAGTCGTCGGGGCAGAAGGAGAAGGATTAAGCTTAACGATTCAGCGATCCTGTGATATTTTAGTCTCAATTCCCCTTGAAGGAAAAACCAACTGTTTAAATGCTTCTGTAGCTACAGGTATGGCGTTATATGAAATATTTAGGCAGAGATGGGTAAATAAGTTAAGTTTGAACACTATGTAA
- a CDS encoding DUF1816 domain-containing protein has translation MEVTDNLKEIFISFVDTIGVAVWVEIVTESPTCTYYFGPFSGIAEAEIVKSGYVEDLESEKAIIKSIVVKRCKPQELTIFDESADDLLNGSTHKLVLTNQIS, from the coding sequence ATGGAAGTAACTGATAACTTAAAGGAAATATTTATCTCTTTTGTAGATACAATTGGAGTCGCTGTATGGGTAGAAATAGTTACTGAGTCTCCAACTTGCACATACTACTTTGGTCCTTTTTCTGGTATTGCTGAAGCAGAAATTGTTAAAAGCGGCTATGTGGAAGACCTAGAGAGCGAAAAAGCCATAATTAAGTCAATAGTAGTTAAACGCTGTAAGCCTCAAGAATTAACCATCTTTGACGAATCTGCGGATGATCTCCTTAACGGCAGTACCCACAAATTAGTTTTGACCAATCAGATTAGTTAA
- the pgl gene encoding 6-phosphogluconolactonase gives MVKNIHISRHVETLSDRSALTARALELVLNAYQESIAVNNKFTLVASGGSTPKLLYEKLAEQNLDWQKVHVFWGDERYVPVTDPQSNEGMTRKAWLDHVAIPPENIHPMPTDESDPAIAAQKYETHLQEFFNLNIGEYPNFDLILLGLGDDGHTASLFPHTKALTVSDRLITVGEKDQQPRLTFTAQLINQAKQILFLVPSAGKENALKAVMAESEDDQLYPARLITKTATWLIT, from the coding sequence ATGGTTAAGAATATTCATATTTCTAGACATGTTGAAACTTTAAGCGATCGCTCTGCCTTAACTGCTAGAGCTTTAGAGTTAGTGTTAAATGCTTACCAAGAATCTATAGCTGTTAATAATAAATTTACGTTAGTAGCCTCTGGCGGCAGTACTCCCAAGCTCCTTTACGAAAAATTGGCAGAACAAAACCTAGATTGGCAAAAAGTGCATGTATTTTGGGGCGATGAACGTTATGTCCCTGTTACCGATCCCCAAAGTAATGAAGGTATGACCCGTAAAGCTTGGTTAGATCATGTGGCTATTCCACCCGAAAATATCCATCCAATGCCTACGGATGAATCTGATCCAGCGATCGCTGCTCAAAAATATGAAACCCACTTACAGGAATTTTTTAACCTTAATATTGGTGAATATCCCAATTTTGATTTAATTTTATTGGGGCTGGGCGATGATGGACATACCGCATCTTTATTTCCCCATACCAAGGCTCTAACTGTGAGCGATCGCTTAATTACTGTCGGAGAGAAAGATCAACAACCGCGTTTAACCTTTACTGCCCAGTTAATTAATCAAGCCAAACAAATTCTATTCCTAGTCCCAAGCGCAGGTAAGGAAAATGCCTTAAAAGCAGTGATGGCAGAATCAGAGGATGATCAACTTTATCCCGCCCGCCTAATCACTAAAACCGCAACTTGGCTAATTACCTAG
- a CDS encoding LL-diaminopimelate aminotransferase, whose amino-acid sequence MQFSDRLKPIAHNVFADMDKAKSLIQGHSLIDLSLGSSDLPTSPKILEAISTALKDPQTHGYSLFASTKDFRIAVSNWLINRFGITVDPETEVLPLIGSQEGTAHLPLAILNPGDYALLQDPGYPSHYGGIHLASGQIYGMPLRAGNQYLPVFADIPKPIVTAAKMMVLSYPHNPTTAIASLEFLQSAVAFCQLHNLVLVHDFPYLDLVFNGAKAPSILQADPDRSVSIEFFTLSKSYNMGGFRVGFAVGNRNLIQALREVKAVVDFNQYQGIMRGAIAALNSKDGEILAVANTFKHRRDVMVNALHTIGWDVPIPDATMYIWAQLPQQLRKKFDSVKYCLNLIQSTGVALSPGNGFGKCGEGYVRLALVHPPELLTTAAQRIGDFNSGQF is encoded by the coding sequence ATGCAGTTTAGCGATCGCCTTAAGCCCATAGCTCATAATGTCTTTGCCGATATGGACAAAGCCAAGAGCCTAATTCAAGGGCATAGCTTAATTGATTTATCCTTAGGTTCTTCAGATTTACCCACATCTCCAAAAATTTTAGAAGCGATCTCCACCGCTTTAAAAGATCCCCAGACCCACGGTTATTCCTTATTTGCCAGTACTAAAGACTTTCGCATTGCCGTCTCGAATTGGCTCATTAACCGATTTGGTATAACTGTCGATCCCGAAACCGAGGTTTTACCATTAATTGGCTCTCAAGAAGGAACAGCGCACTTACCCCTAGCTATTCTTAATCCCGGCGACTATGCCCTTTTACAAGACCCTGGCTATCCGTCCCACTATGGCGGTATTCATTTAGCCTCTGGACAAATTTATGGGATGCCTTTACGGGCAGGGAATCAGTATTTACCTGTATTTGCTGATATTCCCAAGCCGATTGTGACTGCGGCAAAAATGATGGTGTTGAGCTACCCCCATAATCCGACGACGGCGATCGCTTCTTTAGAATTTTTGCAGTCGGCAGTGGCATTTTGTCAGCTTCACAATCTAGTTTTAGTCCATGATTTTCCTTACCTTGATCTAGTGTTTAATGGGGCAAAGGCTCCATCGATTCTCCAAGCAGACCCCGATCGCAGTGTTAGCATTGAGTTTTTTACCCTGTCTAAGTCCTATAACATGGGGGGATTTAGGGTTGGGTTTGCCGTTGGTAATCGCAATTTAATTCAGGCACTACGTGAAGTCAAAGCTGTAGTGGATTTTAATCAATATCAAGGCATTATGCGGGGAGCAATCGCGGCTCTAAATAGTAAAGACGGGGAAATTCTGGCAGTCGCAAACACATTTAAACACCGTCGAGACGTTATGGTAAATGCCCTTCATACCATTGGCTGGGACGTACCGATCCCCGATGCAACTATGTATATTTGGGCGCAGCTACCACAGCAACTGAGGAAAAAGTTTGATTCCGTAAAATACTGCTTAAATTTAATCCAATCTACGGGAGTGGCTTTATCACCCGGTAATGGCTTTGGTAAATGTGGAGAGGGTTATGTGCGGTTAGCATTGGTACATCCGCCTGAATTGCTTACGACAGCAGCACAGCGTATTGGTGATTTTAATTCTGGACAATTTTAG
- a CDS encoding YtxH domain-containing protein yields the protein MANGTGKFIGGFLIGGAVGTVLGLLLAPKTGKETRRLLRKSADAIPEIASDIANDISANVQQQADRFTEQAGKTIDSTIERMQEAIAVGKDASQKLRQELNAMKVPSINADEDNL from the coding sequence ATGGCAAACGGCACAGGTAAATTTATCGGCGGATTTTTAATCGGTGGTGCTGTGGGTACGGTTTTAGGTTTATTGCTTGCTCCCAAAACTGGGAAAGAAACCCGCAGACTATTGCGTAAATCGGCAGATGCCATTCCTGAAATTGCCAGCGATATTGCCAATGATATTAGTGCCAACGTGCAGCAGCAAGCTGATCGCTTTACAGAACAAGCAGGAAAAACCATTGATAGTACGATTGAAAGAATGCAGGAGGCGATCGCAGTGGGGAAAGATGCCAGCCAAAAGTTACGCCAAGAACTCAATGCTATGAAGGTTCCCAGCATCAATGCAGATGAAGATAATTTATGA
- the cbiT gene encoding precorrin-6Y C5,15-methyltransferase subunit CbiT, protein MVLWNYATPGIPDEMFDRLPGIPLSKCEVRLLLISHLRLRSHSVFWDIGAGTGTIPVEVGLLCPSCKIVAIERDQEVTGLIDRNCQKFGIKNAEIINGSAPECLDVLTDIPDRILVEGGLTIKEILEYCWNRLATGGRIIATAATLEGLYKISESFSQLQVRNIEVVQSSFNRLETRGNRQIFAAVNPIFILSGDKIS, encoded by the coding sequence ATGGTGCTTTGGAACTATGCCACACCTGGGATCCCCGATGAGATGTTTGACCGCTTACCTGGTATTCCCCTGAGTAAATGTGAGGTGAGGTTACTCCTAATTAGTCATTTACGCCTGCGATCGCATTCTGTATTTTGGGACATTGGCGCAGGTACAGGCACGATCCCAGTGGAAGTAGGATTACTATGTCCTAGCTGTAAAATTGTAGCGATCGAGCGGGATCAAGAGGTAACGGGTTTAATTGATCGCAATTGCCAGAAATTTGGGATTAAAAATGCAGAAATTATTAATGGGAGTGCGCCAGAATGCCTAGATGTTCTTACAGATATTCCAGATCGAATTCTAGTAGAGGGTGGGCTAACAATTAAAGAAATTTTGGAGTACTGCTGGAATCGATTAGCGACCGGGGGCAGAATCATCGCCACTGCTGCCACCCTTGAAGGACTGTATAAAATATCTGAAAGCTTTTCTCAACTACAAGTTCGCAATATAGAAGTAGTACAGTCATCTTTTAACCGCCTTGAAACTAGAGGTAACCGCCAAATTTTTGCGGCAGTTAACCCAATTTTTATTTTAAGTGGGGATAAAATTAGTTAA
- a CDS encoding NAD(P)/FAD-dependent oxidoreductase, which produces MYDVVVIGAGLAGLSCGKELRQAGLNIKIVEKAAGVGGRLATRRLQGTWADHGAQYVSVHNEVFGRFIHSLEQQGIVKEWTRSITQLSPDGSQFSSSGWLYPRYTSPFGMTAIAKHLATDQDILLKTRIVEVKVQDQQWYLTTETGEQIFASAIVSTIPAPQFLGLFQSVLGANSQLLKTVQSVKFHPNITVMAGYAKTQAIPEQWRAFRCVDDFILSWISYDSSKHPDQVTQPVFVFQSTSQFARHSLEETDLEKVGKAILLKAGEYLDSWLSQPEWWQLQRWRYALVEEALEVDCLTTKMPLPLVCAGDWCAGKNLEGAYCSGIAASSTVRDLINR; this is translated from the coding sequence ATGTATGATGTGGTGGTGATTGGGGCAGGTTTAGCAGGGTTAAGCTGTGGGAAGGAATTACGACAGGCAGGGCTAAATATCAAAATTGTAGAAAAGGCGGCAGGTGTTGGCGGACGGCTAGCGACCAGAAGATTGCAGGGAACTTGGGCAGATCACGGTGCTCAGTATGTCAGTGTCCACAATGAAGTATTTGGTAGATTTATTCATAGTCTGGAACAACAGGGTATTGTCAAAGAATGGACACGTTCGATCACTCAATTGAGTCCAGATGGTAGTCAATTCTCTAGTTCGGGTTGGCTTTATCCCCGCTATACTTCTCCCTTCGGGATGACAGCGATCGCCAAACATTTAGCCACAGATCAAGATATTTTACTGAAAACTAGAATTGTTGAGGTTAAAGTTCAAGACCAACAATGGTATCTGACTACCGAAACTGGTGAACAAATATTTGCGTCCGCAATCGTTTCCACTATACCTGCACCACAATTTTTAGGATTATTTCAAAGCGTGCTGGGGGCAAACTCTCAATTACTTAAGACCGTGCAGTCAGTCAAGTTTCATCCCAATATTACAGTTATGGCGGGATATGCTAAAACTCAAGCTATACCTGAGCAATGGCGAGCTTTTCGCTGCGTTGATGATTTTATCTTAAGTTGGATCAGCTATGACAGCAGTAAACATCCCGACCAAGTTACCCAACCAGTATTTGTGTTTCAAAGTACCTCGCAGTTTGCACGACATTCCCTAGAAGAAACCGACTTAGAGAAAGTAGGTAAGGCAATTTTACTGAAGGCGGGGGAATACTTGGACAGTTGGTTGAGTCAACCAGAGTGGTGGCAGTTGCAACGGTGGCGATATGCCCTTGTGGAAGAGGCTTTAGAAGTTGATTGTTTAACTACTAAAATGCCTTTACCTTTGGTTTGTGCAGGGGATTGGTGTGCTGGCAAAAATCTTGAGGGTGCCTACTGTTCCGGGATTGCAGCATCTAGTACGGTTCGAGACTTAATTAATCGTTAA
- the rimO gene encoding 30S ribosomal protein S12 methylthiotransferase RimO, with protein MIPTIKPTIAISHLGCEKNRVDTEHMLGLLVQAGYGVDSNEELADYVIVNTCSFIEAAREESVRALVELAEMGKRIVIAGCMAQHFQQTLLDEIPEAVALVGTGDYHKIVNVIERAEAGERVKEISQEPTYIADETVPRYRTTNQSVAYVRVAEGCDYRCAFCIIPHLRGNQRSRSIESIVTEAHRLASEGVKELILISQITTNYGLDLYGQPRLAELLTALGEVDVPWIRMHYAYPTGLTPKVIKAMQSIPNVLPYLDLPLQHSHPDMLRAMNRPWHGRVNDKIIEQIKTAIPNAVMRTTLIVGFPGETEAQFQHLLEFVQRHEFDHVGVFTYSAEEGTPAYDLPDQIPEEIKEARKDAIMAVQQDISLRKNQAEIGKIVNVLIEQEHPETGELIGRSPRFAPDVDGVVYLKDPQHKASLGEMLSVQITGADHYDLFGEIK; from the coding sequence ATGATTCCAACTATCAAGCCCACGATCGCCATTTCCCATTTGGGCTGTGAAAAAAATCGTGTAGATACTGAACATATGCTAGGACTACTGGTGCAAGCTGGCTATGGGGTGGATAGTAATGAAGAGTTGGCAGACTATGTAATTGTTAATACCTGTAGTTTTATTGAAGCAGCGCGAGAAGAATCTGTTAGAGCTTTGGTAGAACTGGCGGAAATGGGAAAACGAATCGTAATAGCAGGATGTATGGCGCAACATTTCCAACAAACCCTACTTGATGAAATTCCAGAGGCAGTGGCATTGGTGGGAACGGGAGACTACCATAAAATTGTGAATGTAATTGAGCGGGCAGAGGCGGGAGAACGAGTTAAGGAAATATCCCAAGAGCCAACATATATTGCCGATGAAACTGTGCCAAGGTACCGTACTACTAATCAGTCTGTGGCTTATGTGCGGGTAGCAGAGGGTTGTGACTATCGCTGTGCTTTTTGTATAATCCCCCATCTTAGAGGTAATCAGCGATCGCGATCTATTGAATCCATCGTGACTGAGGCACATCGCCTTGCGAGTGAGGGGGTCAAAGAACTGATCCTAATTTCCCAAATTACTACTAATTACGGGCTAGATTTATATGGGCAACCTAGACTTGCAGAACTCTTAACAGCTTTGGGTGAGGTAGATGTCCCTTGGATTCGGATGCACTATGCCTATCCTACAGGCTTGACCCCGAAAGTAATTAAAGCTATGCAATCTATCCCAAATGTATTGCCTTATTTAGATTTACCACTTCAGCACTCCCATCCTGATATGCTCAGGGCAATGAATCGTCCTTGGCATGGTCGGGTTAATGACAAAATTATTGAACAAATTAAAACGGCAATTCCCAATGCGGTGATGCGAACGACTTTAATTGTAGGATTTCCGGGCGAAACCGAGGCACAGTTTCAACATCTTTTAGAATTTGTACAGCGTCATGAGTTTGATCACGTTGGGGTATTTACCTATTCGGCGGAAGAGGGTACTCCTGCCTATGACTTGCCTGATCAAATTCCTGAAGAAATTAAAGAGGCAAGAAAAGATGCAATTATGGCTGTCCAGCAGGACATTTCATTGCGTAAAAATCAGGCGGAAATCGGTAAGATCGTTAATGTTTTAATTGAGCAAGAGCATCCTGAAACTGGAGAATTAATTGGGCGATCGCCTAGGTTTGCCCCGGATGTGGATGGAGTAGTATATCTTAAAGACCCTCAGCATAAAGCGAGCTTGGGAGAAATGCTCTCTGTGCAAATTACGGGTGCTGATCATTACGACCTATTTGGAGAAATTAAGTAA
- a CDS encoding photosystem II reaction center protein T — translation METITYVLIFASLIGLFFFAIFFREPPKINTGKKK, via the coding sequence ATGGAAACTATTACCTACGTTCTAATCTTTGCTAGTCTAATCGGTCTATTTTTCTTTGCGATCTTCTTTAGAGAGCCACCTAAAATTAATACTGGGAAGAAAAAATAG